A portion of the Streptomyces griseiscabiei genome contains these proteins:
- a CDS encoding MFS transporter has protein sequence MRSAAHGAAGPTGGTGRRRAVTAALMLAMGLAALDSTIVSTAVPQIVADLGGFSVFSWLFSGYLLAVTVTLPVYGKLSDTFGRKPVLIVGAALFLLGSLLCALAWDMGSLIAFRVVQGLGGGALQGTVQTLAADLYPLKERPKIQSKLSTVWAVSAVAGPGVGGALAAYADWRWIFLINLPLGAVALWLLVRHLHEPVREPTGGRPRIDWAGALTIFASGGALLMALVQGGVAWAWLSWPSVSLLGTGLALIAVLVLIERRAAEPVIPGWVWRRRTIAAVNLALGALGLLMVAPTVFLATYAQSVLGLAPVAAGFVVSVWTLSWPVSAALSQHVYRRIGFRNTALIGIAAAAALLFAFPLLPYPGEAWQPMLLMLLLGAALGLFQLPLIIGVQSSVEWEERGTATASILFCRQTGQTLGAAVFGAVANGVLASRLGGAGDLDAVTHSLDAGTVAAEPVRRAVADAVHAVYLGAACAATVAFVVLLVVAPRRFPVLASSGAAEPSPDPRPDPRSKI, from the coding sequence ATACGGTCCGCGGCACACGGCGCGGCAGGACCCACCGGAGGCACCGGGCGCCGAAGAGCCGTCACCGCCGCCCTGATGCTGGCCATGGGCCTGGCCGCGCTGGACTCCACGATCGTCTCCACCGCCGTCCCGCAGATCGTCGCCGACCTCGGCGGTTTCTCCGTCTTCTCGTGGCTCTTCTCCGGCTATCTGCTCGCCGTCACGGTGACCCTCCCGGTCTACGGCAAGCTCTCCGACACCTTCGGCCGCAAGCCGGTGCTGATCGTCGGCGCGGCCCTGTTCCTGCTGGGCTCGCTGCTGTGCGCGCTGGCCTGGGACATGGGGTCCCTGATCGCCTTCCGTGTCGTCCAGGGGCTGGGCGGCGGGGCCCTCCAGGGCACGGTGCAGACGCTGGCCGCCGACCTGTACCCGCTCAAGGAGCGCCCCAAGATCCAGTCCAAGCTGTCCACGGTGTGGGCGGTGTCGGCGGTGGCGGGCCCCGGGGTGGGCGGCGCCCTCGCCGCGTACGCGGACTGGCGGTGGATCTTCCTCATCAACCTGCCGCTGGGCGCGGTGGCGTTGTGGCTGCTGGTCCGTCATCTGCACGAGCCCGTGCGGGAGCCGACGGGCGGCCGGCCCCGGATCGACTGGGCCGGCGCGCTGACGATCTTCGCCAGTGGCGGCGCCCTGCTGATGGCGCTGGTGCAGGGCGGCGTGGCCTGGGCCTGGCTCTCCTGGCCGTCGGTGTCGCTGCTGGGCACGGGACTGGCCCTGATCGCCGTGCTGGTGCTGATCGAACGCCGGGCCGCCGAACCGGTCATCCCCGGCTGGGTGTGGCGCCGCCGTACGATCGCCGCGGTGAACCTGGCCCTCGGCGCGCTCGGTCTGCTGATGGTCGCGCCCACGGTCTTCCTGGCGACCTACGCCCAGTCGGTGCTGGGCCTGGCGCCGGTGGCCGCCGGTTTCGTGGTCTCCGTCTGGACGCTGAGCTGGCCGGTGTCGGCGGCCCTGAGCCAGCACGTCTACCGCCGCATCGGCTTCCGGAACACGGCGCTGATCGGCATCGCCGCGGCGGCGGCCCTCCTCTTCGCCTTCCCGCTGCTGCCCTACCCGGGCGAGGCCTGGCAGCCGATGCTGCTGATGCTCCTCCTCGGCGCCGCCCTCGGTCTCTTCCAGCTCCCGCTGATCATCGGCGTCCAGTCGTCGGTGGAGTGGGAGGAGCGCGGTACCGCCACCGCCTCCATCCTCTTCTGCCGCCAGACCGGCCAGACCCTGGGCGCGGCGGTCTTCGGCGCGGTCGCCAACGGGGTGCTGGCGTCCCGGCTCGGCGGCGCGGGCGACCTCGACGCCGTCACCCATTCCCTGGACGCCGGCACGGTCGCCGCCGAGCCCGTCCGCCGCGCCGTCGCCGACGCGGTCCACGCCGTCTACCTCGGCGCGGCCTGCGCGGCGACGGTCGCGTTCGTGGTGCTGCTGGTGGTGGCGCCGCGGCGGTTCCCGGTGCTCGCTTCGAGCGGCGCCGCCGAGCCCAGCCCCGATCCCCGCCCTGACCCTCGTTCAAAAATCTGA
- a CDS encoding sodium/solute symporter, giving the protein MTRTTTAVGVLAEFSGSAQAMSLVGFTAVATITLLLCVMTGPDRDDLDEFYTGYSSLSPMRNGLAIAGDYISAATVLGTGGVIALFGYDGVVLALSTALSLMLLMFLLAEPLRNAGRFTMGDALARRMPGRSVRITACVVTIAALMPMMLVQLAGTGDLLAFVLGFSNDSLKTGVVVVVGALMIGYAAIGGMKGTALIQIIKIVMLLGSGALIAVLILSKFDWNPGALLGAAADQSGIGAGYLRSGLQFSGGPHPELDMISAQLTVVLGGACLPHVTMRMYTADNARQVRRSLSWAVPSVAFFVLIISVIGFGATALIGREVIATADPQGNTAYLLGSMAAFGAEVSTAETLLFTTVTTAVFLTLLASVAGMILACANSLAHDVFAALATRPLTPRREMTLARLSAGAVGVTAIVLATLVQHRNLQPLVTLSFCLGASAIAPALVYGLFWRRYTRTGLMCTLVGGTLSVLVLMTGTNLVSGAPYSAFPRADFNWFPFTTTGLVSIPLGFLAGWLGTVASGRTKAVEQRREYEAVEGRILAGATRGDRGA; this is encoded by the coding sequence ATGACACGCACCACCACGGCCGTCGGCGTCCTCGCCGAGTTCAGCGGCTCGGCCCAGGCCATGTCGCTCGTCGGGTTCACGGCGGTCGCCACGATCACCCTCCTCCTGTGTGTGATGACGGGCCCGGACCGGGACGACCTCGACGAGTTCTACACCGGCTACAGCTCGCTCTCCCCCATGCGCAACGGCCTCGCCATCGCGGGCGACTACATCTCGGCCGCCACCGTGCTCGGCACCGGCGGCGTGATCGCCCTCTTCGGCTACGACGGCGTCGTCCTCGCCCTCAGCACGGCCCTGTCCCTGATGCTGCTGATGTTCCTGCTGGCCGAACCCCTGCGGAACGCGGGCCGGTTCACGATGGGCGACGCGCTGGCCCGGCGGATGCCCGGCCGCTCGGTCCGCATCACCGCCTGCGTCGTCACGATCGCCGCGCTGATGCCGATGATGCTCGTCCAGCTCGCGGGCACCGGCGATCTGCTCGCCTTCGTCCTCGGCTTCTCCAACGACAGCCTCAAGACCGGTGTCGTGGTCGTCGTCGGCGCGCTCATGATCGGCTACGCGGCCATCGGCGGGATGAAGGGCACCGCCCTCATCCAGATCATCAAGATCGTGATGCTGCTCGGCTCCGGCGCGCTGATCGCCGTACTGATCCTGAGCAAGTTCGACTGGAACCCCGGCGCCCTGCTCGGCGCGGCGGCCGACCAGAGCGGCATCGGCGCCGGCTACCTCCGCTCGGGGCTGCAGTTCTCCGGCGGCCCGCACCCCGAACTCGACATGATCAGCGCCCAGTTGACGGTCGTCCTCGGCGGCGCCTGCCTCCCGCACGTCACCATGCGCATGTACACGGCCGACAACGCCCGTCAGGTGCGCCGTTCACTGTCCTGGGCGGTCCCCTCCGTCGCCTTCTTCGTCCTGATCATCTCGGTGATCGGCTTCGGCGCGACGGCCCTGATCGGCCGTGAGGTGATCGCGACGGCCGACCCGCAGGGCAACACGGCCTATCTGCTGGGCTCGATGGCCGCGTTCGGCGCGGAGGTGTCCACGGCGGAGACCCTGCTCTTCACCACGGTCACCACGGCGGTCTTCCTGACCCTCCTCGCCTCCGTGGCCGGCATGATCCTCGCCTGCGCCAACTCCCTGGCCCACGACGTCTTCGCGGCCCTCGCCACCCGCCCGCTCACCCCGCGCCGGGAGATGACCCTCGCGAGGCTCTCGGCGGGCGCGGTCGGTGTCACCGCGATCGTCCTCGCGACGCTGGTCCAGCACCGCAACCTCCAGCCGCTGGTCACGCTCTCCTTCTGCCTCGGCGCCTCCGCGATCGCGCCCGCGCTGGTCTACGGGCTCTTCTGGCGCCGCTACACCCGTACGGGGCTGATGTGCACGCTCGTCGGCGGCACGCTCTCCGTGCTCGTCCTCATGACCGGCACCAACCTCGTCTCCGGGGCCCCCTACTCGGCGTTCCCCCGCGCCGACTTCAACTGGTTCCCGTTCACCACGACCGGCCTCGTCTCCATCCCGCTCGGCTTCCTCGCCGGCTGGCTCGGCACGGTGGCCTCCGGCCGTACCAAGGCGGTGGAGCAGCGTCGGGAGTACGAGGCGGTGGAGGGCCGGATCCTGGCGGGCGCGACCCGGGGGGACCGGGGCGCCTGA
- a CDS encoding cellulose-binding protein: MSSAPTASPDFEYDVVRRGYRPDQVDTHTAALSGDRDAAWERAARLTVLAREMGADLDELRETVAGLAPQTYEALGESARQLFALGVEEAAAVRAGGRDDARRIVAEGEEAGQRLRDAAQAYADGLREEAEERARQLLLAAQTEADELRIEARRGVKEERGEALAALREVRERTEGMLAELGKEYDERVAGIEREVAEREAAFDAGQADRVARAEAALAEAEREFAEAEADVVRMQDDAEERAAEALAEARRREEWVVRETERVLREHGERWDGVRAQMDSIRDSLSALTD; the protein is encoded by the coding sequence ATGAGCAGCGCACCGACGGCATCCCCTGACTTCGAGTACGACGTCGTACGGCGTGGGTACCGCCCCGACCAGGTCGACACCCACACGGCGGCGCTCTCCGGGGACCGGGACGCCGCGTGGGAGCGGGCCGCCCGGCTGACCGTGCTGGCCCGGGAGATGGGCGCGGACCTCGACGAGCTGCGCGAGACGGTCGCCGGACTGGCCCCCCAGACGTACGAGGCGCTCGGTGAGAGCGCCCGCCAGTTGTTCGCCCTCGGTGTCGAGGAGGCGGCGGCCGTCCGCGCGGGCGGCCGGGACGACGCCCGGCGGATCGTCGCCGAGGGGGAGGAGGCCGGGCAGCGGCTGCGGGACGCCGCGCAGGCGTACGCCGACGGGTTGCGCGAGGAGGCCGAGGAGCGGGCCCGGCAGCTGCTGCTGGCCGCCCAGACCGAGGCCGACGAACTGCGGATCGAGGCCCGGCGCGGGGTGAAGGAGGAGCGCGGCGAGGCGCTGGCCGCGCTGCGCGAGGTACGGGAGCGCACCGAGGGGATGCTCGCCGAACTCGGCAAGGAGTACGACGAGCGGGTGGCCGGGATCGAGCGGGAGGTCGCCGAGCGGGAGGCCGCGTTCGACGCGGGGCAGGCGGACCGGGTGGCCCGTGCGGAGGCGGCTCTCGCCGAGGCCGAGCGGGAGTTCGCCGAGGCCGAGGCCGATGTCGTGCGGATGCAGGACGACGCGGAGGAGCGGGCGGCGGAGGCGCTGGCCGAGGCGCGGCGGCGGGAGGAGTGGGTGGTGCGGGAGACGGAGCGGGTGTTGCGGGAGCACGGGGAGAGGTGGGACGGGGTGCGGGCCCAGATGGACTCCATCCGGGACAGTCTGTCGGCGTTGACGGATTAG
- a CDS encoding DUF485 domain-containing protein — MTDAFSSPPHRPPYPPRHQPPYPQPYPQPHQPSYSAHTSSPSYATDPWAPHEPAPAPRSAHRAPAGHHSDLRVLRSAYRWQRRVATLTALGYFVLFLVLSAFAPSFMTSEVTGGLSTGLLLGLLQVPVTCLAIWLYEYTARHRVDPLADRIRELAAADARRDARQGAGQGTGHGSGQGTGRGPAR; from the coding sequence ATGACCGACGCGTTCTCGTCACCCCCGCACCGCCCGCCGTACCCACCGCGGCATCAGCCGCCGTACCCCCAGCCGTACCCGCAGCCGCACCAGCCGTCGTACTCGGCGCACACCTCGTCGCCCTCGTACGCCACCGACCCCTGGGCGCCCCACGAACCGGCGCCCGCCCCCCGGTCCGCCCACCGCGCCCCCGCCGGCCACCACAGCGACCTCCGCGTCCTGCGGAGCGCGTACCGCTGGCAGCGGCGGGTGGCGACGCTGACGGCGCTCGGCTACTTCGTGCTGTTCCTCGTCCTGTCGGCGTTCGCCCCGTCGTTCATGACGAGCGAGGTCACCGGCGGACTCTCCACGGGCCTGCTGCTCGGCCTGCTCCAGGTACCGGTGACGTGCCTGGCCATCTGGCTGTACGAGTACACCGCGCGCCACCGGGTCGACCCGCTGGCCGACCGCATCCGCGAACTGGCCGCGGCGGACGCGAGGCGGGACGCCCGGCAGGGCGCGGGACAGGGCACGGGACACGGCTCGGGACAGGGCACGGGGCGGGGGCCCGCACGATGA
- a CDS encoding ABC transporter ATP-binding protein codes for MTSAVTITRHGGTGGTTAVAARARQVVKAYGSGETRVVALDHVDVDIARGRFTAIMGPSGSGKSTLMHCLAGLDNVTSGQIYLDDTEITGLKDKKLTQLRRDRIGFIFQAFNLLPTLNAIENITLPMDIAGRKPNKEWLGRVVDTVGLSDRLRHRPNQLSGGQQQRVAVARALAARPEIIFGDEPTGNLDSRAGAEVLGFLRRSVDELGQTIVMVTHDPVAASYADRVLYLADGRIVDEMFKPTADAVLDRMKDFDARGRTS; via the coding sequence GTGACATCGGCTGTGACCATCACCAGGCACGGGGGTACTGGAGGGACTACGGCCGTTGCCGCGCGGGCGCGGCAGGTCGTGAAGGCGTACGGGTCCGGTGAGACCCGGGTCGTCGCCCTCGATCATGTGGATGTGGACATCGCGCGGGGTCGGTTCACCGCGATCATGGGCCCCTCGGGGTCCGGCAAGTCCACCCTCATGCACTGCCTCGCCGGACTCGACAACGTGACCTCGGGGCAGATCTACCTCGACGACACCGAGATCACCGGGCTCAAGGACAAGAAGCTCACCCAGCTGCGCCGGGACCGGATCGGGTTCATCTTCCAGGCGTTCAACCTGCTGCCCACGCTGAACGCGATAGAGAACATCACGCTCCCGATGGACATCGCGGGGCGCAAGCCGAACAAGGAGTGGCTGGGCCGCGTCGTCGACACCGTCGGCCTCTCCGACCGGCTCAGGCACCGGCCCAACCAGCTCTCCGGCGGTCAGCAGCAGCGGGTCGCCGTGGCCCGCGCCCTCGCCGCCCGGCCGGAGATCATCTTCGGTGACGAGCCCACCGGCAACCTGGACTCCCGGGCCGGCGCCGAGGTGCTGGGCTTCCTGCGCAGGTCGGTCGACGAGCTGGGCCAGACCATCGTGATGGTCACCCACGACCCGGTGGCCGCCTCGTACGCGGACCGGGTGCTGTACCTGGCCGACGGCCGCATCGTCGACGAGATGTTCAAGCCGACCGCCGACGCCGTGCTGGACCGGATGAAGGACTTCGACGCCCGGGGGCGTACGTCATGA
- a CDS encoding SUKH-4 family immunity protein, with product MVTFAQAQERAEEWINGDLPAYQHREVRVREFDLGFVVWAEDRADGPRSDGGAQRLVIARDSGEATLWPSLPVGEVIRRFEEEYGRADEAPAAAPAPPARVDLNQTSFLLTPPEWLQDAADKLGIPDHRASAGAGASDGAGSRPAAASGANGASGGGGGALPETLAGPVGQAPSADQGTPATPADATPWPAAASVDDEVRDAVPPRHTDAQDAVPPGATPWAGTDTNADAEDDRSVPLPETVFAPQLSEVREDDDTPPPSVLPEARTALISGGSQLPRTTVAPALGGPGPDSGAPAGPSQQQQQQQQQPPAGPGTPPGAQSYGYPQGPGGPQGPGTPPPGASSYGYPQGPGGAQGPGTPPPGRPLPPHAGDIADAATSKAAPPPRRGGGPGAPPPPAPPGTPGTPGARPGATPPPQSGPGAPGTPAGGYVPTQLVSSLGPNGPEGFPGAPGAPGAPGAPNPPGGTPAGGVHHAATMLAGPAVGGPGAPLPPGPPGAPGAPGAPGAPNPPGGTPAGGVHHAATMLAGPAVGGPVAPGAPGAPGQPPAAPGPVHHAETMLAGPPVGGPGVPPGPPGMPPGAPHGMPGQPMPGQPGPPMGAPPAYGYPQPPAGQPTVGPGYQAVLRFRAPDGSEQQVIRRSQPGTPHPEWQIFHELRGMNIPPEAVLELHTELESCELPGAYCARMIREQWPNARITSIAPYGKDHASRQQGMAQLIAHQGELHQVADGPARPAPVRAPLHPVQPAPPIPPEAIGQELAAAFGPGVFRFDQQAVSRQGVPPIVAHTLVVAGLPVDMGPFFWAQAQPGRPVPTLAELAQERGVQPAADAGSYLVMGSDFGKALCVQYGTANIVAVPVEAGPGGAPVPPQFVNTGLPEFARCLALLGRMWRLRFGLNQEQAGRWTVDFQAQLAGLDPAALASPESWWSVLLEQMWDGLL from the coding sequence ATGGTGACGTTCGCTCAGGCGCAGGAGCGCGCCGAGGAGTGGATCAACGGGGATCTTCCGGCCTATCAGCACCGTGAGGTGCGGGTGCGGGAGTTCGACCTCGGGTTCGTGGTGTGGGCGGAGGACCGGGCGGACGGCCCGCGGTCCGACGGCGGCGCGCAGCGGCTGGTCATCGCCCGGGACAGCGGGGAGGCCACGCTGTGGCCGTCGCTGCCGGTGGGTGAGGTGATCCGCCGGTTCGAGGAGGAGTACGGCCGCGCGGACGAGGCGCCGGCCGCCGCGCCGGCGCCCCCCGCCCGGGTGGATCTGAACCAGACGTCGTTCCTGCTGACTCCACCGGAGTGGCTGCAGGACGCGGCGGACAAGCTGGGCATCCCGGACCACCGCGCGAGCGCCGGTGCCGGCGCGTCCGACGGTGCCGGGTCGCGTCCGGCCGCCGCCTCGGGTGCCAACGGGGCGTCCGGGGGCGGTGGTGGTGCGCTGCCCGAGACGCTGGCCGGGCCGGTGGGGCAGGCGCCCTCGGCCGACCAGGGGACGCCCGCCACGCCGGCCGACGCCACACCGTGGCCGGCCGCCGCGTCGGTGGACGACGAGGTACGGGACGCGGTGCCGCCGAGGCACACGGACGCCCAGGACGCCGTGCCGCCGGGGGCGACCCCGTGGGCCGGTACGGACACCAACGCGGATGCCGAGGACGACCGTTCGGTGCCGCTGCCGGAGACCGTGTTCGCGCCGCAGCTCTCCGAGGTGCGCGAGGACGACGACACCCCGCCGCCCAGTGTCCTGCCGGAGGCCAGGACCGCGCTGATCTCCGGCGGCAGCCAGCTCCCGCGTACGACGGTGGCCCCGGCCCTCGGCGGCCCCGGCCCCGACTCGGGCGCACCGGCCGGCCCTTCGCAACAGCAACAGCAACAGCAGCAGCAACCGCCCGCGGGTCCGGGGACGCCGCCGGGCGCGCAGTCGTACGGCTACCCCCAGGGTCCCGGCGGCCCCCAGGGTCCCGGTACGCCGCCGCCCGGTGCGTCGTCGTACGGCTATCCGCAGGGTCCCGGTGGTGCGCAGGGTCCGGGTACGCCGCCGCCGGGGCGGCCGTTGCCGCCGCACGCCGGTGACATCGCCGACGCCGCCACGAGCAAGGCCGCGCCGCCCCCGCGCCGGGGCGGTGGGCCGGGCGCGCCGCCGCCCCCGGCTCCGCCCGGCACCCCGGGGACACCGGGCGCCCGGCCCGGTGCCACGCCTCCGCCGCAGTCCGGGCCCGGCGCGCCGGGCACCCCGGCGGGCGGGTACGTGCCGACCCAACTGGTCTCCTCCCTCGGCCCGAACGGGCCGGAGGGCTTCCCCGGCGCCCCGGGCGCCCCGGGAGCTCCTGGTGCGCCGAATCCGCCGGGGGGTACGCCTGCGGGTGGTGTGCACCACGCGGCGACGATGCTGGCCGGGCCTGCCGTGGGCGGTCCGGGCGCGCCGCTTCCGCCGGGGCCTCCCGGCGCCCCGGGGGCTCCCGGGGCTCCTGGTGCGCCGAATCCGCCGGGGGGTACGCCTGCGGGTGGTGTGCACCACGCGGCGACGATGCTGGCCGGTCCCGCCGTCGGCGGTCCGGTCGCTCCGGGTGCGCCCGGGGCTCCGGGACAGCCGCCGGCCGCCCCCGGCCCCGTGCACCACGCCGAGACGATGCTGGCCGGGCCGCCCGTCGGTGGTCCCGGTGTGCCGCCCGGTCCGCCCGGGATGCCGCCGGGGGCGCCCCACGGGATGCCCGGTCAGCCGATGCCGGGTCAGCCCGGACCGCCGATGGGGGCTCCGCCGGCGTACGGCTATCCGCAGCCGCCCGCCGGGCAGCCGACCGTCGGCCCCGGCTACCAGGCCGTGCTGCGGTTCCGGGCGCCGGACGGCTCCGAGCAGCAGGTGATCCGGCGTTCGCAGCCGGGCACCCCGCACCCGGAGTGGCAGATCTTCCATGAGCTGCGGGGGATGAACATCCCGCCGGAGGCCGTGCTGGAGCTGCACACCGAGTTGGAGTCGTGCGAGCTGCCGGGCGCGTACTGCGCCCGGATGATCCGTGAGCAGTGGCCGAACGCGCGCATCACGTCCATCGCCCCGTACGGCAAGGACCACGCCAGCCGGCAGCAGGGCATGGCCCAGCTCATCGCGCACCAGGGCGAGTTGCACCAGGTCGCGGACGGTCCGGCCCGGCCCGCGCCGGTGCGGGCGCCGCTGCATCCGGTGCAGCCCGCGCCGCCGATCCCGCCGGAGGCGATCGGGCAGGAGCTGGCGGCGGCGTTCGGGCCGGGTGTGTTCCGCTTCGACCAGCAGGCGGTGTCGCGGCAGGGCGTCCCGCCGATCGTGGCGCACACGCTCGTCGTGGCCGGACTCCCCGTCGACATGGGCCCGTTCTTCTGGGCTCAGGCCCAGCCGGGCCGCCCGGTGCCGACGCTGGCGGAGCTGGCCCAGGAGCGGGGTGTGCAGCCGGCGGCCGACGCGGGCTCGTACCTGGTGATGGGCAGCGACTTCGGCAAGGCGCTCTGTGTGCAGTACGGCACGGCGAACATCGTGGCCGTACCCGTGGAGGCGGGGCCGGGCGGCGCTCCCGTGCCGCCGCAGTTCGTGAACACCGGGCTGCCCGAGTTCGCGCGCTGTCTGGCGCTCCTCGGCCGGATGTGGCGCCTTCGCTTCGGCCTCAACCAGGAGCAGGCGGGCCGCTGGACCGTCGACTTCCAGGCGCAGCTCGCCGGTCTCGACCCGGCGGCGCTCGCCTCGCCGGAGAGCTGGTGGTCGGTGCTGCTGGAGCAGATGTGGGACGGACTGCTGTGA
- a CDS encoding ABC transporter permease, producing the protein MTVMKTSMRNFFAHKGRMALSAIAVMLSVAFVTGTLVFTDTMGTTFDKLFAATSSDVTVSAKGASDSGETQSDTGKPPVMPAAVVDKVGGADGVKSAEGTVFSTSVTVVDADKDSLSPTSGAPTIVGNWNANDARTMRISSGNAPRGPDQIVVDADTADKHDLKLGDGIGVISAVGTHEAKISGIAEFQVTNPGAAIFYLDTETAQKTLVGETGVYTNVNVTAASGFTDAQVKKNVSAELGSAYKVQTAKEVADANAKDVGEFMSVMKYAMLGFAGIAFLVGIFLIINTFSMLVAQRTREIGLMRAIGSSRGQVNRSVLVEALLLGVFGSILGVAGGVGLAIGLMKLMSATGMNLSTDDLTVAWTTPAVGLLLGIVVTVLAAYVPARRAGKVSPMAALRDAGAPLDAKAGIVRAVIGLVLTGAGGYCLYLASAADKASEGSMWLGGGVVLTLIGFVVIGPLLAGAVVRVLGAVVLRAFGPVGRMAERNALRNPRRTGATGAALMIGLALVACLSVVGSSMVASATEQLDKTVGTDFIIQSDTGQLITPQAVKAAKSAEGVQNVTEYKWTKADFTTPDGKTLKDTAITAADPSYATDLATEVVAGKLPDAYKPDSMSVHEKFAEDHGIKLGSEISVAFKDGRTADLTVRAITSSDVVIDAGAMYTSIDTMARYVPADKMPLDQLLFASAKEGQDAAAYKSLKDALHDYPQYEVRDQTDYKEALKGQIDQLLNMIYGLLALAIIVAILGVVNTLALSVVERTREIGLMRAIGLSRRQLRRMIRLESVVIALFGALLGLGLGMGWGATAQQLLALEGLNVLDIPWPTILGVFVGSAFVGLFAALVPAFRAGRMNVLNAIATE; encoded by the coding sequence ATGACCGTCATGAAGACCTCGATGCGCAACTTCTTCGCGCACAAGGGACGCATGGCGCTCTCCGCCATCGCGGTCATGCTGTCGGTGGCGTTCGTGACGGGGACGCTGGTCTTCACCGACACGATGGGCACCACGTTCGACAAGCTGTTCGCGGCCACCTCCTCCGATGTCACGGTCAGCGCCAAGGGCGCCTCGGACAGCGGCGAGACGCAGTCCGACACCGGCAAGCCGCCGGTCATGCCCGCCGCGGTCGTCGACAAGGTGGGCGGCGCGGACGGCGTGAAGTCGGCCGAGGGGACGGTCTTCTCCACCTCGGTGACGGTCGTCGACGCCGACAAGGACAGCCTCTCGCCCACCAGCGGCGCCCCGACCATCGTCGGCAACTGGAACGCCAACGACGCCCGCACCATGAGGATCTCGTCCGGCAACGCGCCGCGCGGCCCCGACCAGATCGTGGTCGACGCGGACACCGCCGACAAGCACGACCTGAAGCTCGGCGACGGGATCGGCGTCATCAGCGCCGTCGGCACCCACGAGGCGAAGATCTCCGGCATCGCCGAGTTCCAGGTCACCAACCCGGGCGCCGCGATCTTCTACCTCGACACCGAGACTGCGCAGAAGACCCTCGTCGGCGAGACCGGTGTCTACACCAACGTCAACGTCACCGCCGCGAGCGGCTTCACGGACGCGCAGGTCAAGAAGAACGTCTCCGCCGAACTGGGCTCCGCCTACAAGGTGCAGACCGCCAAGGAGGTCGCGGACGCCAACGCCAAGGACGTCGGCGAGTTCATGAGCGTGATGAAGTACGCCATGCTCGGCTTCGCCGGGATCGCCTTCCTGGTCGGCATCTTCCTGATCATCAACACCTTCTCGATGCTGGTCGCCCAGCGGACCCGCGAGATCGGTCTGATGCGGGCCATCGGCTCCAGCCGGGGCCAGGTCAACCGCTCGGTCCTCGTCGAGGCGCTGCTCCTCGGTGTCTTCGGTTCGATCCTCGGTGTCGCGGGCGGTGTCGGGCTCGCCATCGGCCTGATGAAGCTGATGAGCGCCACCGGCATGAACCTGTCCACCGACGACCTCACCGTCGCCTGGACCACCCCGGCGGTCGGTCTGCTCCTCGGCATCGTCGTCACCGTCCTCGCCGCCTACGTCCCGGCCCGCCGCGCCGGCAAGGTCTCCCCGATGGCCGCCCTGCGCGACGCCGGGGCCCCGCTGGACGCCAAGGCCGGCATCGTCCGGGCCGTGATCGGTCTGGTCCTGACCGGCGCCGGCGGCTACTGCCTCTACCTGGCCTCCGCCGCCGACAAGGCGAGCGAGGGCTCGATGTGGCTGGGCGGCGGGGTCGTCCTGACCCTCATCGGCTTCGTCGTCATCGGCCCGCTCCTGGCCGGCGCGGTGGTGCGGGTGCTGGGCGCGGTCGTCCTGCGGGCCTTCGGCCCCGTGGGCCGCATGGCCGAGCGCAACGCGCTGCGCAACCCCCGCCGTACGGGCGCCACCGGCGCGGCCCTGATGATCGGCCTCGCCCTGGTCGCCTGTCTCTCCGTCGTCGGCTCCTCCATGGTCGCCTCGGCCACCGAGCAGCTCGACAAGACGGTCGGCACGGACTTCATCATCCAGTCCGACACCGGGCAGCTGATCACCCCGCAGGCGGTGAAGGCCGCGAAGTCCGCCGAGGGCGTCCAGAACGTCACCGAGTACAAGTGGACCAAGGCCGACTTCACCACCCCCGACGGCAAGACGCTCAAGGACACGGCGATCACCGCCGCCGACCCGAGCTACGCCACCGACCTCGCCACCGAGGTCGTCGCGGGCAAGCTGCCGGACGCCTACAAGCCCGACTCGATGTCCGTCCACGAGAAGTTCGCCGAGGACCACGGCATCAAGCTCGGCTCCGAGATCTCCGTCGCCTTCAAGGACGGCCGCACGGCCGACCTGACCGTCCGCGCCATCACCAGCAGCGACGTCGTCATCGACGCCGGCGCGATGTACACCTCCATCGACACGATGGCCAGGTACGTCCCCGCCGACAAGATGCCCCTCGACCAGCTGCTCTTCGCCTCGGCGAAGGAGGGCCAGGACGCGGCCGCGTACAAGTCCCTCAAGGACGCGCTGCACGACTACCCGCAGTACGAGGTCCGCGACCAGACCGACTACAAGGAAGCCCTGAAGGGCCAGATCGACCAGCTCCTGAACATGATCTACGGCCTGCTCGCCCTGGCGATCATCGTCGCGATCCTGGGCGTCGTGAACACGCTGGCCCTCTCGGTCGTCGAGCGGACCCGTGAGATCGGTCTGATGCGCGCCATCGGCCTCTCCCGCCGCCAGCTGCGCCGCATGATCCGCCTGGAGTCGGTCGTCATCGCCCTCTTCGGCGCGCTCCTCGGCCTGGGACTGGGCATGGGCTGGGGCGCCACCGCGCAGCAGCTGCTCGCCCTGGAGGGACTGAACGTCCTCGACATCCCCTGGCCGACCATCCTCGGCGTCTTCGTCGGCTCGGCCTTCGTGGGCCTGTTCGCCGCGCTGGTCCCGGCGTTCCGGGCGGGCCGGATGAACGTCCTGAACGCGATCGCCACCGAGTAG